From one Pseudomonas sp. S35 genomic stretch:
- a CDS encoding prepilin-type N-terminal cleavage/methylation domain-containing protein — MKRRQQGFTLLEIMIVLSLLGVLLTLVGGALLGANRAVLKAQRYTVSLDEMRAAQQFLRTSISEALPLDVTEDDSQVDGFFAAGPQRMQFVATLPGVLGGGIQRFTLQLTGPEAPRDLQVAFARFESLAQVSVPASRSEPQVLLRGVEDLQFSYRGLSPKGQATGWINAWPWPKRLPYAVRIAARVDGPVPWVTQVIALRLNLSGGAPE; from the coding sequence GTGAAGCGGCGCCAGCAGGGCTTTACCCTGCTCGAAATCATGATCGTGCTCAGCCTGCTGGGGGTGTTGCTGACCCTGGTCGGCGGCGCGTTGCTGGGTGCCAATCGCGCAGTGCTCAAGGCCCAGCGCTACACGGTCAGCCTGGATGAAATGCGTGCCGCCCAGCAGTTCTTGCGCACCTCCATCAGCGAGGCGTTGCCGTTGGATGTGACCGAGGACGACAGCCAGGTCGATGGTTTTTTCGCCGCAGGGCCGCAGCGCATGCAATTTGTGGCGACTTTGCCCGGCGTGCTCGGCGGCGGCATTCAGCGTTTCACCCTGCAACTGACAGGGCCCGAGGCGCCGCGTGATTTGCAGGTGGCGTTCGCACGGTTTGAGTCCCTGGCGCAAGTCAGCGTGCCCGCCTCGCGCAGCGAGCCACAGGTGTTGCTCAGGGGCGTCGAAGACCTGCAGTTCAGCTATCGCGGCCTGTCGCCCAAGGGGCAGGCCACCGGCTGGATCAACGCGTGGCCGTGGCCCAAGCGCCTGCCTTACGCGGTGCGGATTGCCGCCCGCGTCGACGGCCCGGTGCCGTGGGTGACCCAGGTGATTGCCTTGCGCTTGAACCTGTCCGGCGGAGCGCCCGAATGA
- a CDS encoding prepilin-type N-terminal cleavage/methylation domain-containing protein, translating into MKHQRGFTLLEMLAALTLMAICSTVLLVAFGQSARSLLQVAHSDRLTHAALSVMDQEGTGPLASGTRQGEMDGIGWQLRIAQQPSRTGQAHLFRLDLTVREGPRQAQFSTLKLRAAGAGL; encoded by the coding sequence ATGAAGCACCAGCGCGGTTTCACCCTGCTGGAAATGCTCGCCGCGCTGACGTTGATGGCGATCTGTAGCACGGTGCTGTTGGTCGCCTTTGGCCAGAGTGCCCGTTCATTGTTGCAGGTGGCCCATAGCGACCGCCTCACCCATGCGGCCTTGAGCGTGATGGATCAAGAAGGCACGGGCCCGCTGGCGAGCGGCACGCGCCAAGGCGAAATGGACGGCATCGGCTGGCAACTGCGCATCGCCCAACAGCCCAGCCGCACTGGGCAGGCGCACCTGTTTCGCCTGGACCTGACCGTGCGCGAGGGCCCGCGCCAGGCACAGTTCAGCACCTTGAAACTGCGTGCTGCTGGGGCCGGTTTGTGA
- a CDS encoding type II secretion system protein: MANAQRGFTLLEMLVVIVLISIAAGLVGFGLQQGLRAAKERQAVGQIVEALRSTRARAIVSGTTESTVFDLRNLSVQAPGRPKKHWPAELQVTLHTAEQAGSAVDFYPDGSSTGGNLLLANGSRRWRIDIGWLTGSVQSKALP; the protein is encoded by the coding sequence ATGGCCAACGCCCAACGCGGCTTTACCCTGCTGGAGATGCTGGTGGTGATCGTCTTGATCAGCATCGCGGCCGGGTTGGTCGGGTTTGGCCTGCAACAAGGCTTGCGCGCGGCGAAAGAGCGCCAGGCCGTCGGGCAGATCGTCGAGGCGCTGCGCAGCACGCGGGCGCGGGCGATTGTCAGTGGCACCACTGAAAGCACCGTCTTCGATTTGCGCAACCTGAGTGTCCAGGCACCCGGACGCCCGAAAAAGCACTGGCCGGCCGAGTTGCAGGTGACGCTGCACACCGCCGAGCAAGCGGGCTCGGCGGTAGACTTTTACCCCGACGGCAGCTCCACTGGCGGCAACTTGCTGCTGGCCAATGGCAGCCGGCGTTGGCGCATCGACATTGGCTGGCTGACCGGCAGCGTCCAGTCCAAGGCCTTGCCATGA
- the gspM gene encoding type II secretion system protein GspM, producing MRRPLTPRERRGAALIALALVLGAAYWLLVDSWFAGPLRTLGEQAEQLREQQQRYAGVLRQGDSLREQLEAARQDPASSTSLLPGDDPSAVAADLMQRIADLINSRAGLGGGCSLTQRMPITPEQDDAEPYRQVKVSLTLNCAIEPLTAILHELEYQRPFLFVDEMSIRRAPNAPASGGAGKLVVHLLVRGYLQPAAAQVRR from the coding sequence ATGCGCCGACCACTGACACCCCGTGAACGCCGTGGCGCCGCCTTGATCGCCCTCGCGCTGGTGCTCGGCGCTGCCTATTGGCTGTTGGTCGACAGCTGGTTCGCCGGCCCGTTGCGCACCCTGGGCGAACAGGCCGAGCAATTGCGCGAACAGCAGCAACGCTACGCTGGTGTGCTACGCCAGGGCGACAGCCTGCGCGAACAACTGGAAGCAGCCCGCCAGGACCCGGCCAGCAGCACCAGCCTGTTGCCCGGCGACGACCCCAGCGCGGTGGCCGCCGACTTGATGCAGCGCATCGCCGACCTGATCAACAGCCGCGCCGGCCTCGGAGGCGGCTGCAGCCTGACCCAGCGCATGCCCATCACCCCGGAGCAGGACGATGCCGAGCCCTATCGCCAAGTCAAGGTCAGCCTGACCCTCAACTGCGCTATCGAGCCCTTGACCGCGATCCTGCATGAGCTGGAGTACCAGCGGCCGTTCCTGTTTGTCGATGAAATGAGTATCCGCCGTGCGCCGAACGCCCCCGCCAGTGGTGGTGCCGGCAAGCTGGTGGTGCACCTGTTGGTGCGCGGTTACCTGCAACCCGCCGCCGCGCAGGTACGCCGATGA
- a CDS encoding general secretion pathway protein GspK, whose translation MIKHQRGVALLLVLWVLALLSLLLGGLAGWVQLQTRQAAWHRQHTQAVLAAEAGVALAMQAVADPLQRKQWVADGREIALSFDDAQLRVSLRSERGKLYLNSAEVGDFARLALACGATQAQAKQLARDLQVRRNQGLAPFRVVEEVRQLPGMTQALYSALVPEISLWSGLDRPDPAFASPLMRRALNLPHQSAVGADPGDVLVVSSRAQRPGGYHAELQATVLLSPAQGSAQPYRVLRWQE comes from the coding sequence ATGATCAAGCATCAACGCGGCGTGGCCCTGCTGCTGGTGCTGTGGGTGCTGGCCTTGCTCAGCCTGTTGCTCGGTGGCTTGGCCGGCTGGGTTCAGTTGCAAACGCGCCAGGCCGCGTGGCATCGCCAGCACACCCAGGCGGTGCTGGCAGCGGAGGCGGGCGTGGCGCTGGCGATGCAGGCCGTGGCCGACCCGTTGCAGCGCAAACAGTGGGTTGCCGACGGGCGTGAAATCGCGCTGTCGTTCGACGATGCACAACTGCGCGTGAGCCTGCGCAGCGAGCGCGGCAAGTTGTACCTCAACAGCGCCGAGGTGGGCGATTTTGCCCGCCTGGCCCTGGCCTGTGGTGCCACCCAGGCTCAGGCCAAGCAGTTGGCCAGGGACTTGCAAGTGCGCCGCAACCAGGGCCTTGCACCGTTTCGGGTGGTGGAAGAGGTGCGGCAACTGCCGGGCATGACCCAGGCGCTGTACAGCGCACTGGTGCCCGAAATCAGCCTGTGGAGCGGCCTGGACCGGCCCGACCCGGCCTTCGCCAGCCCGTTGATGCGCCGTGCCTTGAACCTGCCGCACCAAAGCGCGGTGGGCGCCGATCCCGGTGATGTGCTGGTGGTCAGCAGCCGCGCCCAACGCCCCGGCGGTTATCACGCCGAGCTGCAAGCCACAGTGTTATTGAGCCCCGCGCAAGGCAGCGCCCAACCTTATCGAGTCCTACGTTGGCAAGAATGA
- a CDS encoding general secretion pathway protein GspN, whose protein sequence is MIANLRPLEWGLISVAALLGLLMAGILSSIGDAPQWLPPPAPDTRANASAKVLVAPSATLDSLAGTWQAPLFSPDRSPDHAVGQGAVSSLSSLTLTGIVLDGDLRVALLKRADGPSLKVHQNQTLPNGWRLEHLTPRDARFVLDGRSQTLSLRALRLPPPSSTPPITLPHESAP, encoded by the coding sequence ATGATCGCCAACCTGCGTCCCCTGGAATGGGGCTTGATCAGCGTGGCCGCGCTGTTGGGGCTGCTCATGGCCGGTATCCTCAGCAGCATCGGCGACGCGCCGCAGTGGTTGCCGCCGCCTGCGCCCGATACCCGCGCCAATGCCTCGGCCAAGGTACTGGTGGCCCCGAGTGCCACCCTGGACAGCCTGGCCGGCACGTGGCAGGCGCCGTTGTTCAGCCCCGACCGCAGCCCCGACCACGCGGTGGGCCAAGGTGCGGTCTCCAGCCTGTCGAGCCTCACGCTGACTGGCATCGTCCTCGACGGTGACCTGCGCGTGGCGCTGCTCAAGCGCGCCGACGGCCCGTCGTTGAAAGTCCACCAAAACCAGACCCTGCCCAATGGCTGGCGTTTGGAACACCTGACCCCCCGCGACGCCCGTTTCGTACTCGACGGCCGCAGCCAAACCCTGAGCCTGCGGGCCCTGCGTTTGCCGCCGCCGTCCAGCACACCGCCGATTACCCTTCCTCATGAGTCCGCCCCTTGA
- a CDS encoding PilN domain-containing protein → MNKYLEPALQRWQGSLLQQGWGLWLKELRGCLPGWLLPHDIPECAYPWPLTAPVEKLPGEARQVVLLAPDAVLVQSLQLPVAAARNLSTVVGYELDRFTPFDAAQLYFVARQERRTATHLQVTLVAILRERLDQILDDCAALGVQPHAVDVYDSAGVPMGIDLLPAPLRPRQRPAGKGLQRSLPWLCGALLIAAMLLWLNDRQRVLDAMQQSVRAQKAQVAEVQDLRQQLLNTRGAAQYLIRRKAAQPPLAALLSELTACLPPDTWIDQLEVNDGADVSFSGQSAKASALITRIKHCRSLENAQFEGVIQPDAQTGKDQFSLRAHLHQEAADAPTTDTP, encoded by the coding sequence ATGAATAAATACCTGGAGCCTGCCTTGCAGCGTTGGCAAGGCAGCCTGTTGCAACAGGGCTGGGGCCTGTGGCTCAAAGAGCTGCGCGGCTGCCTGCCTGGCTGGTTGTTGCCCCACGATATTCCCGAGTGCGCCTACCCGTGGCCGCTCACTGCGCCCGTGGAAAAGCTCCCCGGCGAGGCACGCCAGGTGGTGCTGCTGGCACCTGACGCGGTGCTGGTGCAAAGCCTGCAATTACCGGTGGCCGCTGCACGTAACCTGTCGACGGTGGTCGGCTATGAACTGGACCGCTTCACCCCGTTCGATGCCGCCCAGCTGTACTTTGTCGCCCGCCAGGAACGCCGCACGGCCACCCATCTGCAGGTGACGCTGGTGGCAATCCTGCGCGAGCGCCTGGACCAGATCCTCGACGACTGCGCGGCACTTGGCGTGCAACCCCATGCCGTGGATGTCTACGACAGCGCCGGCGTGCCGATGGGCATCGACCTGCTGCCGGCGCCGTTGCGTCCGCGCCAGCGCCCGGCGGGCAAGGGCTTGCAACGCAGCCTGCCGTGGCTGTGCGGCGCGTTGCTGATTGCCGCCATGCTGCTGTGGCTCAACGACCGCCAGCGCGTACTCGACGCCATGCAACAGAGCGTGCGTGCGCAAAAGGCCCAGGTTGCCGAGGTCCAGGACCTGCGCCAGCAACTGCTCAACACCCGCGGCGCCGCGCAGTACCTGATCCGCCGCAAGGCCGCGCAGCCGCCCCTGGCCGCGCTGCTCAGCGAGCTGACCGCTTGCCTGCCACCCGACACCTGGATCGACCAATTGGAAGTCAATGACGGCGCCGACGTGTCCTTCTCCGGGCAAAGCGCCAAGGCCAGCGCCCTGATCACCCGCATCAAGCACTGCCGCAGCCTGGAAAATGCCCAGTTCGAAGGGGTCATCCAACCCGATGCGCAAACCGGCAAGGATCAGTTTTCCTTGCGCGCCCACCTGCACCAGGAGGCCGCCGATGCGCCGACCACTGACACCCCGTGA